Proteins encoded by one window of Streptomyces sp. NBC_01571:
- a CDS encoding DEAD/DEAH box helicase family protein, producing the protein MPGPPLWPHQQEAVDALVMACGDAERATAVMACGTGKTRTAAATVAALAERSAVNRILIVVPFLELITQTLREWRDVLGHTGLGRVVAVCSDKDVLRDHQPELHAQHAAVTTSAQELARLTAGPGRVTVAATYASLPVIALAHDAHGVPMWDLIIADEAHRSAGRADKASGMIHSNVFIPASRRLYLTATPKIITGARSASPGTVHRTGGCAATAN; encoded by the coding sequence ATGCCTGGCCCCCCTCTGTGGCCTCACCAGCAAGAGGCCGTTGACGCCTTGGTCATGGCGTGCGGCGACGCCGAACGTGCCACCGCCGTCATGGCGTGCGGCACCGGGAAGACACGAACCGCGGCGGCCACGGTCGCCGCTCTGGCCGAACGGTCAGCGGTCAACCGCATCCTGATCGTCGTGCCCTTCCTGGAACTGATCACGCAGACGCTCCGGGAATGGCGGGACGTCCTCGGTCACACCGGACTGGGCCGGGTGGTCGCGGTGTGCTCCGACAAGGACGTCCTGCGTGATCATCAACCGGAACTGCACGCGCAGCACGCTGCCGTGACGACCAGCGCCCAAGAGCTCGCCCGCCTGACCGCCGGGCCGGGCCGCGTCACGGTCGCGGCCACCTACGCCAGTCTGCCGGTGATCGCCTTAGCCCATGATGCGCACGGCGTGCCCATGTGGGACCTGATCATCGCTGACGAGGCTCACCGCAGTGCAGGCCGGGCGGACAAGGCATCCGGCATGATCCACAGCAACGTCTTCATCCCCGCCTCGCGCCGGCTGTACCTGACGGCCACCCCGAAGATCATCACCGGGGCGAGATCGGCTTCCCCTGGGACGGTGCACAGGACCGGTGGATGCGCCGCTACAGCGAACTGA
- a CDS encoding helicase associated domain-containing protein, with the protein MRRYSELKTVHDRRGSLLRLPAGDPEAVWLENQRVAHRGGRLAPWQIRLMKAVGIDFTDRRDAAWRNTYDTLKTFHAEHGHWAVPDDLTTVDGVKVASWLRSQRSTRRKGSLSSEHEKLLDDIGFPWDPAQERWDTRCAELARFRTAHGHLNVRGPGELYAWLYQQRKKFRQGKLPPAAQQRLARIDPHWHDAEHHRE; encoded by the coding sequence ATGCGCCGCTACAGCGAACTGAAAACGGTCCACGACCGCCGCGGGAGCCTGCTGCGCCTTCCGGCGGGCGATCCGGAGGCCGTGTGGCTGGAGAACCAGCGCGTCGCTCACCGCGGCGGGCGGCTCGCACCGTGGCAGATCAGGCTGATGAAGGCGGTCGGTATCGACTTCACCGACCGACGAGACGCCGCCTGGCGCAACACCTACGACACGCTCAAGACCTTTCACGCCGAACACGGTCATTGGGCTGTCCCCGATGACCTCACCACCGTCGACGGCGTCAAGGTCGCCTCGTGGCTGAGGAGCCAGCGCAGCACCAGGCGCAAAGGCTCCCTGTCCTCCGAGCACGAGAAGCTGCTCGACGACATTGGCTTCCCCTGGGACCCCGCCCAGGAACGCTGGGACACCCGCTGCGCCGAACTGGCACGGTTCCGCACCGCCCATGGTCACCTCAACGTGCGTGGCCCCGGTGAGCTGTACGCCTGGCTCTACCAGCAGCGCAAGAAATTCCGGCAGGGGAAACTCCCACCCGCTGCGCAGCAGCGGCTGGCACGAATCGACCCCCACTGGCACGACGCCGAGCACCACCGTGAGTGA
- a CDS encoding endonuclease/exonuclease/phosphatase family protein has translation MTINSDTLCVASWNKEHNARGDGGLSNRILAAYKPHIVFRQELTGAWEHGKRDLFAEAEALGGLFPFMAEPSEGRSRNPTGVMVDPRLFQIEAHTDHDLPWKRICHVRVRVRGCPKPIELASGHLCHFDPSLRATEARRLTTLADHGRTALIGMDANSYPHRTADETTELLDWAQVEDPVHFQHRTIERDGKRVSDTQPSEILTGGPKAVFTDFAHHAGTVLQQKDALAATASLRRTDQGPPQRIDWLLGTPDWNRALLRVEVITSKDVRRVTDHGLVIAYFSLPAVEQMLSTAA, from the coding sequence TTGACAATCAACAGCGACACTCTGTGCGTGGCGTCCTGGAACAAGGAGCACAACGCCCGCGGCGACGGCGGCCTGTCGAACCGCATCCTGGCCGCATACAAACCGCACATCGTGTTCCGACAGGAGCTGACCGGCGCCTGGGAGCATGGCAAGCGCGACCTCTTCGCGGAGGCGGAGGCGCTCGGCGGGCTGTTCCCCTTCATGGCCGAGCCGAGCGAGGGCCGCAGCCGCAATCCGACCGGGGTGATGGTCGATCCCCGCCTCTTCCAAATAGAAGCCCACACCGATCACGACCTTCCATGGAAACGGATCTGCCATGTGCGGGTCCGCGTGCGGGGCTGCCCCAAGCCGATCGAGCTGGCATCGGGCCATCTGTGCCACTTCGATCCCTCCCTGCGTGCCACGGAGGCCCGCAGACTCACCACACTCGCCGACCACGGCCGCACCGCCCTGATCGGCATGGACGCCAACAGCTACCCCCACCGCACGGCGGACGAGACCACCGAACTCCTCGACTGGGCCCAGGTCGAAGACCCCGTTCACTTCCAGCACCGCACCATCGAGCGGGACGGCAAACGAGTCTCCGACACCCAGCCGAGCGAGATCCTCACCGGCGGCCCCAAAGCGGTCTTCACCGACTTCGCCCACCACGCGGGCACCGTCCTGCAGCAGAAGGACGCCCTGGCCGCCACCGCCAGCCTGCGGCGCACGGACCAAGGCCCCCCGCAACGCATCGACTGGCTCCTCGGTACTCCCGACTGGAATCGAGCGCTCCTGCGCGTCGAGGTCATTACCTCCAAAGACGTACGTCGGGTGACCGACCATGGTCTCGTCATCGCCTACTTCAGCCTCCCCGCGGTGGAGCAGATGCTGAGCACCGCCGCATGA
- a CDS encoding phosphotransferase codes for MSVTTPIPPPLREWAQAIVGPVSERNVSHNRPNSLVWELTYDTGRAFAKLSPNPMSFARETRALREVAPGLEPGTVPWLRGADAHQQALLLSLVPGRPVKSLSLAPGGERALHRHAGSWLRRFHRGPSDLSVQDRKDAAAEIARAAASADKHLERAGDLISATERRTVRWHAAELGRIGPLPAAYIHGDFQPRNWLLDAGRAGNTFGAVDLERARPHAAVADVVLLTCGPWVGHLDLEQAFWNGYGRGLTAEEERALRCLSALDAASAISWGVPNGDHEIVERGRATLARLEVLAA; via the coding sequence ATGAGCGTCACCACTCCGATTCCACCCCCGCTGCGGGAATGGGCCCAGGCCATCGTCGGCCCCGTGTCCGAACGCAACGTCTCCCACAACCGCCCCAACTCCCTTGTTTGGGAACTGACTTACGACACCGGTCGGGCCTTCGCGAAGCTGTCCCCGAACCCGATGTCCTTCGCACGGGAGACCCGCGCCCTGCGCGAAGTGGCACCCGGTCTGGAACCGGGCACCGTCCCCTGGCTCAGGGGAGCCGACGCACACCAGCAGGCGCTCCTCCTCTCACTCGTCCCCGGCCGCCCGGTGAAGTCGCTCTCACTCGCCCCCGGCGGCGAGCGCGCACTGCACCGCCACGCCGGGAGTTGGCTGCGGCGCTTCCACCGCGGCCCGAGCGATCTGTCGGTCCAGGACCGCAAGGACGCCGCCGCGGAGATCGCCCGGGCCGCCGCCAGCGCCGACAAGCACCTGGAACGGGCCGGGGATCTGATCAGCGCCACCGAACGGCGGACCGTTCGGTGGCATGCCGCCGAACTCGGCCGGATCGGACCACTGCCCGCCGCATACATCCACGGCGACTTCCAACCCCGCAACTGGCTGCTGGATGCTGGCCGTGCGGGCAACACGTTCGGGGCCGTGGACCTTGAACGCGCCCGCCCGCACGCCGCGGTCGCCGACGTCGTCCTCCTCACCTGCGGCCCCTGGGTCGGACACCTCGACTTGGAGCAGGCGTTCTGGAACGGGTACGGCCGCGGACTTACCGCCGAGGAGGAACGGGCGCTGCGCTGCCTGTCCGCGCTGGACGCGGCGAGCGCCATCTCCTGGGGCGTACCCAACGGAGATCACGAGATCGTCGAGCGCGGGCGGGCGACGCTGGCCCGGTTGGAGGTGCTGGCCGCGTGA
- a CDS encoding NUDIX domain-containing protein — MSDLYMSPVNVMVLLVRDDGRVLAVQHNATSTTSPNQVTVVGGKLEAGEFVAEGALRELVEETGVRVAPEDLEFCQLMHYQDSDGVRVIGTVFTSQRWQGEAHNAEPDKHDAILWIDPGNPPPDCHPYTREVLESFTAGRRYTTLTVPASGGAS, encoded by the coding sequence GTGAGCGATTTGTACATGAGCCCGGTGAACGTCATGGTTCTCCTCGTACGCGATGACGGCCGCGTCCTGGCGGTGCAGCACAACGCAACGTCCACGACCTCACCGAATCAAGTCACAGTTGTTGGCGGCAAGTTGGAGGCCGGTGAGTTCGTGGCCGAGGGCGCTCTGCGTGAACTCGTCGAGGAAACCGGTGTCCGTGTCGCGCCCGAGGACCTGGAGTTCTGCCAGCTGATGCACTACCAGGACTCGGACGGAGTACGGGTGATCGGGACGGTGTTCACCTCACAACGCTGGCAGGGCGAGGCTCACAACGCCGAGCCCGACAAGCACGACGCGATCTTGTGGATCGATCCCGGTAATCCGCCCCCCGACTGCCACCCCTATACCCGGGAGGTCCTGGAGAGTTTCACCGCCGGGCGGCGGTACACCACCCTCACCGTGCCGGCGAGCGGGGGCGCGTCATGA
- a CDS encoding ABC transporter ATP-binding protein encodes MDGVSFRALCARIPSVMKRIASMSWAVDRVAVVLLLVCQVTVGLAAAGQLTATSKVMRSLLGDGTVQERLRQALPALIFVAVMAALSRIASAVSAYGDRRITPKLTTEADTTLVSSVCRVEAAAYSEDGFHDRQEAAEMGVIRTHVMVADAQQLMSSLIQLVTACGVLAVLDWRLLPFLLLAVLPAGVGSVLTARVDYDIHYANIANRNARGMMRWWATSPKYGDEVRANSMAGYLLYWYRTLSQQADERSLAAAPRILRINLGAAACGGLFLVATWAALYWLAATGQIAVAIAATAVFAVRTTLGALTQLVRSAAAVFHTSLYLGDMTTFLDEAQEKAPHRGELTVQAPIDEVRVQEAAYRYPGKDKPAVDGVSLTLRRGQILALVGVNGSGKTTLTRLLAGILLADKGTVTWNGTDLATVDPDTVWALTGLVPQVFAQWPLRLRENVNLGQPRPGGDVPVWEAIDAVGLRDAVEDLPDQLDTLLAREIFSGVELSGGQWQRVACARGLHRLPELLIMDEPTSQVDPEGEHRAFETLKAMAADRITIVVTHRLENTKIADEIVVMEEGRVTEHGTYEDLAASGGTFARLLALSQDR; translated from the coding sequence ATGGACGGGGTGTCGTTTAGGGCGTTGTGCGCCCGGATCCCGTCGGTAATGAAGAGAATCGCCAGCATGTCGTGGGCGGTCGACCGGGTGGCCGTCGTCCTGCTGCTGGTCTGCCAGGTGACGGTCGGCCTGGCGGCGGCCGGACAGCTGACCGCCACATCGAAAGTCATGCGCTCGCTCCTCGGGGACGGCACGGTGCAGGAGCGGCTGCGCCAGGCGCTGCCGGCGCTGATCTTCGTCGCGGTGATGGCCGCCCTGTCCCGTATCGCGAGTGCAGTGTCGGCCTACGGTGACCGGCGGATCACCCCGAAGCTGACCACAGAGGCCGACACGACGCTGGTCTCCTCGGTGTGCCGGGTGGAGGCCGCAGCCTACAGCGAGGATGGCTTCCACGACCGGCAGGAGGCCGCCGAGATGGGCGTGATCCGCACCCATGTGATGGTCGCCGACGCCCAGCAGTTGATGTCCTCGCTGATCCAGCTGGTCACGGCGTGCGGGGTCCTGGCGGTGCTGGACTGGCGGCTGCTGCCGTTCCTGCTGCTGGCCGTCCTCCCGGCCGGCGTCGGCTCGGTACTCACCGCGCGCGTGGACTACGACATCCACTACGCGAATATCGCCAACCGCAACGCCCGGGGAATGATGCGCTGGTGGGCGACGAGCCCGAAGTACGGCGACGAGGTCCGCGCCAACAGCATGGCCGGCTACCTGCTGTACTGGTACCGGACGCTGTCACAGCAGGCGGATGAACGCTCGCTGGCTGCGGCTCCCCGGATCCTGCGGATCAACCTGGGGGCGGCGGCGTGCGGAGGGCTGTTCCTGGTGGCCACTTGGGCGGCGCTGTACTGGCTGGCGGCCACCGGCCAGATCGCGGTGGCGATCGCCGCGACCGCGGTCTTCGCCGTACGGACCACCCTGGGCGCGCTGACCCAGCTGGTCCGTAGCGCTGCCGCGGTCTTCCACACCAGCCTCTACCTCGGCGACATGACCACCTTTCTCGACGAGGCCCAGGAAAAGGCCCCGCACCGCGGCGAGTTGACCGTTCAGGCGCCCATCGACGAGGTCCGAGTGCAGGAGGCGGCGTACCGCTACCCGGGCAAGGACAAGCCGGCCGTCGACGGGGTGTCGCTGACTTTGCGGCGCGGGCAGATCCTGGCGCTGGTCGGAGTCAACGGCTCCGGCAAGACCACCCTGACCCGCCTGCTCGCCGGGATCCTCCTGGCCGACAAGGGCACGGTGACCTGGAACGGGACAGACCTCGCTACAGTGGACCCGGACACCGTGTGGGCGCTGACCGGTCTGGTCCCGCAGGTCTTCGCGCAGTGGCCGCTCCGGCTGCGGGAGAACGTCAACCTCGGCCAGCCCCGTCCCGGCGGCGACGTGCCGGTGTGGGAGGCGATCGACGCTGTCGGACTACGCGACGCCGTCGAGGACCTGCCCGACCAGCTCGACACCCTGCTGGCGCGGGAGATCTTCAGCGGGGTGGAACTGTCCGGCGGACAGTGGCAGCGGGTGGCGTGCGCCCGAGGTCTGCACCGGCTTCCGGAGCTGCTGATCATGGACGAGCCGACCTCCCAGGTCGACCCGGAAGGTGAGCACCGGGCGTTCGAGACGCTCAAGGCCATGGCGGCGGACCGGATCACGATCGTGGTGACGCACCGGCTGGAGAACACGAAGATCGCTGACGAGATCGTCGTGATGGAGGAGGGCCGGGTCACCGAGCACGGCACCTACGAGGACCTCGCCGCCAGCGGCGGAACCTTCGCGAGGCTGCTCGCCCTGTCACAAGACCGCTGA
- a CDS encoding MFS transporter has protein sequence MTDLRASEAVTGTGVRSRPRAALPALCATQITSWGIVYYAFPVLNPQITAATGWSSTATTGAFSGALLVSAVTGIPVGRILDRRGPRAVMTTGSVLAVAAVLAIASAPNLIAFTAAWLLAGMAMATTFYQPAFAALTRWWGSGRVRALTIVTLAGGLASTAFAPLTATLAEHLSWRDTYAVLALVLALVTIPAHALALRGPWPPAPAPPPQQATDSGSVTRSRPFLMLATAMTLNSFAMYAVVIALVPLLITRGASPTAAAWALGLGGLGQTLGRTLYATLARRTGVTTRTVTLIGLGGITTATFAVVSGPFPLLVGIAIAAGMVRGNLTLLQATAVTDRWGTTHYGRLSGLLAAPATIASALAPFAGAALAGPLGGYPGLFTVLALVSAAAALLALGS, from the coding sequence ATGACCGACCTCCGTGCCAGCGAGGCCGTGACCGGGACGGGGGTCCGGTCACGGCCCCGCGCAGCCCTGCCCGCCCTGTGCGCCACCCAGATCACCAGCTGGGGGATCGTCTACTACGCCTTCCCCGTCCTCAATCCGCAGATCACCGCCGCCACGGGCTGGTCGTCCACCGCCACGACCGGCGCCTTCTCGGGCGCACTTCTGGTCTCCGCTGTCACCGGCATCCCGGTCGGCCGGATCCTCGATCGCCGGGGACCGCGCGCCGTGATGACTACCGGCTCGGTGCTGGCAGTCGCCGCCGTGCTGGCCATCGCCTCCGCGCCCAACCTGATCGCCTTCACTGCCGCCTGGCTCCTGGCGGGCATGGCCATGGCCACCACCTTCTACCAGCCCGCCTTCGCCGCCCTCACCCGCTGGTGGGGAAGCGGCCGCGTCCGCGCGCTTACCATCGTCACCCTCGCCGGCGGCCTGGCCTCCACCGCCTTCGCACCACTGACCGCGACGCTCGCCGAGCACCTGAGCTGGCGCGACACGTACGCCGTACTCGCCCTGGTCCTGGCCCTCGTGACCATCCCCGCCCATGCCCTCGCGCTCCGAGGACCCTGGCCACCCGCCCCAGCGCCACCGCCCCAACAGGCCACCGACAGCGGCTCGGTGACCCGCAGCCGACCGTTCCTGATGCTCGCCACGGCCATGACCTTGAACAGCTTCGCCATGTACGCGGTCGTCATCGCCCTCGTACCCCTGCTGATCACACGCGGCGCCAGCCCCACCGCCGCCGCCTGGGCCCTCGGCCTCGGCGGCCTGGGCCAGACCCTCGGCCGCACCCTGTACGCCACCCTCGCCCGCCGCACCGGCGTCACCACCCGCACCGTCACCCTGATCGGGCTCGGCGGGATCACGACCGCCACGTTCGCGGTGGTCTCCGGCCCGTTCCCCCTGCTCGTGGGGATCGCGATCGCGGCCGGAATGGTGCGGGGCAACCTCACCCTGCTCCAGGCCACCGCCGTCACCGACCGCTGGGGCACCACCCACTACGGGCGCCTGTCCGGGCTGTTGGCCGCACCGGCCACCATCGCCTCCGCCCTGGCTCCGTTCGCGGGAGCCGCGCTGGCCGGACCGCTCGGCGGCTATCCGGGCCTGTTTACGGTCCTCGCTCTGGTCTCCGCCGCAGCAGCGTTGCTCGCGCTGGGGAGCTGA
- a CDS encoding ArsI/CadI family heavy metal resistance metalloenzyme, with product MSRVQLALRVPDLAASVAFYTKLFGTEPAKLRDGYANFAITEPPLKLVLIEGTAGEATRMDHLGVEVETAEAVHAATARLGEAGLATDVENDTTCCYALQDKVWVHGPGQEPWEVYVVKADADSLAKQQGSTCCTGTAEADTGAGAQEPVAAGGCC from the coding sequence ATGTCCCGCGTACAGCTCGCCCTGCGCGTCCCCGACCTCGCCGCGTCCGTCGCCTTCTACACGAAGCTGTTCGGCACCGAGCCCGCCAAACTCCGCGACGGCTACGCCAACTTCGCCATCACCGAGCCCCCGCTCAAGCTCGTCCTCATCGAAGGCACCGCAGGCGAGGCGACCCGCATGGACCACCTCGGCGTCGAGGTCGAGACGGCCGAGGCAGTCCACGCCGCCACCGCCCGCCTGGGCGAGGCCGGCCTGGCCACCGACGTGGAGAACGACACCACCTGCTGCTACGCCCTCCAGGACAAGGTCTGGGTCCACGGCCCCGGCCAGGAACCCTGGGAGGTCTACGTCGTCAAGGCCGACGCCGACTCCCTCGCCAAGCAGCAGGGCAGCACCTGCTGCACCGGCACGGCCGAGGCCGACACCGGCGCTGGCGCTCAGGAACCGGTCGCGGCAGGCGGCTGCTGCTGA
- a CDS encoding NAD(P)-binding domain-containing protein: MNAPTTDQLPVVVIGAGPSGLAAGAHLVERGIEPLVLETGPAAGAAVREWSHVRLFSTWGEVIDPAAEKLLAPTGWVRPDASTYPTGGDWAERYLQPLADALRDKVRYGATVTGVARAGRDRIVDAGRDEQPFTVHVRSADGHEERITARAVIDASGTWTIPSPMGADGLPALGEKTAADHIAYRVPDLGDPAVRARYAGRRTAVVGSGASAFTALALLADLAKDEDGTHAVWILRRGIGANTYGGGESDQLPARGALGLRAKEAVEAGHASAVTGFRTETVESDAEGRLVLIAEGGRRLDPVDEVIVLTGFRPDLSFLSELRLGLDERLQAPTTLAPLIDPNVHSCGTVYPHGVNELSHPEQGVYLVGMKSYGRAPTFLAMTGYEQVRSITAALAGDQEAAERVELTLPETGVCGGAGLFDEPDNAEQSGAGCCAAPTTLQIGIGAPATTSSGC; encoded by the coding sequence GTGAACGCGCCCACCACCGACCAGCTGCCCGTCGTGGTCATCGGAGCCGGACCGAGCGGCCTGGCCGCCGGCGCCCATCTCGTCGAGCGCGGCATCGAACCCCTGGTCCTGGAGACCGGACCAGCCGCAGGCGCCGCTGTACGCGAGTGGTCGCACGTCCGCCTGTTCTCCACCTGGGGCGAGGTCATCGACCCGGCCGCGGAGAAGCTGCTGGCCCCGACCGGCTGGGTCCGCCCCGACGCCTCGACCTACCCGACCGGCGGCGACTGGGCCGAGCGCTACCTCCAGCCGCTCGCCGACGCCCTACGCGACAAGGTCCGCTACGGCGCCACGGTCACCGGCGTGGCCCGCGCCGGACGCGACCGGATCGTCGACGCGGGCCGCGACGAGCAGCCGTTCACCGTGCACGTCCGGTCCGCCGACGGCCACGAGGAGCGGATCACCGCCCGCGCCGTCATCGACGCCTCCGGCACCTGGACCATCCCCAGCCCGATGGGCGCCGACGGCCTGCCCGCCCTCGGCGAGAAGACCGCCGCCGACCACATTGCGTACCGTGTCCCCGACCTGGGCGACCCCGCCGTACGCGCCCGGTACGCGGGCAGGCGCACCGCAGTCGTCGGCTCCGGCGCCTCCGCCTTCACCGCTCTCGCGCTCCTCGCCGACCTCGCGAAGGACGAGGACGGCACGCACGCAGTCTGGATCCTGCGGCGCGGCATCGGCGCGAACACCTACGGCGGCGGCGAGTCCGACCAGCTCCCCGCCCGCGGCGCGCTCGGCCTGCGCGCCAAGGAAGCCGTCGAGGCCGGCCACGCCAGCGCGGTCACCGGCTTCCGCACCGAGACTGTGGAGTCAGACGCCGAGGGCCGACTGGTCCTGATCGCCGAAGGCGGTCGCCGTCTCGACCCGGTCGACGAGGTGATCGTCCTGACCGGCTTCCGCCCGGACCTGTCCTTTCTGTCCGAACTCCGCCTCGGCCTCGACGAGCGGCTCCAGGCCCCGACCACCCTCGCCCCGCTGATCGACCCCAACGTCCACTCCTGCGGCACCGTCTACCCGCACGGCGTCAACGAACTCTCCCACCCGGAACAGGGCGTCTACCTGGTCGGCATGAAGTCCTACGGCCGCGCCCCCACGTTCCTCGCGATGACCGGCTACGAGCAGGTCCGCTCCATCACCGCCGCCCTCGCCGGAGACCAGGAGGCCGCCGAACGCGTCGAACTCACCCTCCCGGAGACCGGCGTGTGCGGCGGCGCGGGCCTGTTCGACGAGCCGGACAACGCCGAGCAGTCCGGCGCCGGTTGCTGCGCGGCCCCCACCACGCTCCAGATCGGCATCGGCGCCCCGGCCACCACCTCCAGTGGTTGCTGA
- a CDS encoding helix-turn-helix transcriptional regulator, with translation MSNTKVLPLLEAEVSETVAPCCPPLTERPFTADEAEAAARMFKALGDPVRLRLFSAVASHEGGEACVCDISDVGVSQPTVSHHLKKLKEAGLLSSERRGTWVYYRVEPSVLAAMGKLLTIAPAVA, from the coding sequence ATGTCGAACACGAAGGTGCTGCCACTGCTGGAGGCCGAGGTCTCCGAGACCGTCGCGCCGTGCTGCCCTCCGCTGACCGAGCGTCCCTTCACGGCCGACGAGGCCGAGGCGGCCGCGCGGATGTTCAAGGCGCTCGGCGACCCGGTGCGCCTGCGGCTGTTCTCGGCGGTGGCCTCGCACGAGGGCGGCGAGGCGTGCGTGTGCGACATCTCCGACGTCGGAGTGTCCCAGCCGACCGTCTCCCACCACCTGAAGAAGCTCAAAGAGGCCGGCCTGCTCAGCTCCGAGCGGCGCGGCACCTGGGTCTACTACCGCGTCGAGCCGTCGGTGCTGGCCGCGATGGGCAAACTGCTGACCATCGCCCCGGCCGTGGCCTGA
- a CDS encoding ArsO family NAD(P)H-dependent flavin-containing monooxygenase, protein MTNRTQVVVIGGGQAGLAAGYHLRRLGLDFVILDAQTTPGGAWQHGWDSLRLFSPAVYSSLPGRLMPPQPGETYPDAQHVVDYLADYEKRYELPIERPVRVLGVHRDGQLLRVETDSGTWLARSVISATGTWWRPFLPAVPGQVAFKGRQLHTVEYRSPADFAGQRVIVVGGGNSGAQIAADLARGTDLTWATQRQPRFLADDIDGRILFDVATARRRALDEGRTDVGGVASLGDIVAVPPVREARDRSLLARRPMFTRLNSGGVEWANGIRAEVDAIIWCTGFRPALSHLAPLQLRGRRGHIATTGTRALSEPRLHLLGYGDWTGPASATLIGVGRPAREATREIDDLLA, encoded by the coding sequence GTGACCAACAGGACCCAGGTCGTGGTGATCGGCGGCGGCCAGGCCGGACTCGCCGCCGGATACCACCTGCGCCGCCTCGGCCTCGACTTCGTCATCCTCGACGCCCAGACCACACCCGGCGGAGCCTGGCAGCACGGCTGGGACTCGCTCCGGCTGTTCTCCCCGGCCGTGTACTCCTCGCTGCCCGGCCGCCTCATGCCACCGCAGCCCGGTGAGACCTACCCCGACGCACAGCACGTGGTGGACTACCTCGCCGACTACGAGAAGCGGTACGAGCTGCCCATCGAGCGACCCGTGCGCGTCCTCGGCGTCCATCGGGACGGCCAACTCCTGCGTGTGGAAACCGACTCCGGCACCTGGCTCGCCCGCTCGGTAATCAGCGCCACCGGCACCTGGTGGCGACCCTTCCTGCCCGCGGTCCCCGGCCAAGTGGCTTTCAAGGGCCGTCAGTTGCACACGGTGGAGTACCGCAGCCCCGCCGACTTCGCGGGCCAGCGCGTGATCGTGGTGGGCGGCGGCAACTCCGGAGCCCAGATCGCCGCAGACCTCGCCCGTGGCACGGACCTGACCTGGGCCACCCAGCGCCAGCCCCGCTTCCTCGCCGACGACATCGACGGCCGCATCCTGTTCGACGTGGCCACCGCCCGCCGCCGCGCCCTGGATGAGGGGCGTACGGACGTCGGGGGCGTGGCCTCGCTCGGCGACATCGTCGCCGTCCCGCCCGTGCGCGAAGCCCGTGACCGCAGCCTGCTCGCCAGGCGCCCGATGTTCACCCGGCTCAACTCCGGCGGTGTCGAGTGGGCCAATGGAATCCGGGCCGAGGTCGACGCGATCATCTGGTGCACCGGGTTCCGGCCCGCGCTGTCCCACCTGGCCCCGCTCCAACTGCGCGGCCGTCGCGGCCACATCGCCACGACGGGCACCCGCGCGCTCAGTGAACCGCGCCTGCACCTGCTCGGCTACGGCGACTGGACCGGCCCCGCCTCCGCCACCCTCATCGGCGTCGGACGCCCCGCCCGCGAGGCCACCCGCGAGATCGACGACCTGCTCGCGTAG
- a CDS encoding aquaporin, with protein sequence MTAAEAAPTAESATPAPAPASVGSAPGATPPRTPLVARAAAELIGTAALVAVVVGSGIQATELTKDVGLQLLANSTATVFGLGILILLLGPVSGAHFNPVVTLAEWWTARRGGAGVTLREAAVYLPAQIVGAIAGAILADAMFGEPLVKWSTHDRSAGHLLLGEVVATAGLILLIFGLARTNQLRFAPVAVASYIGAAYWFTSSTSFANPAVTIGRAFTDTFAGIAPGSLAGFIGMQLVGGVVGLALVALIFMPGRSAE encoded by the coding sequence ATGACCGCCGCCGAAGCCGCCCCGACCGCGGAGTCCGCGACACCCGCTCCCGCACCCGCCTCTGTCGGGTCCGCGCCGGGTGCCACCCCGCCGCGCACCCCCCTGGTCGCCCGGGCTGCCGCCGAACTCATAGGCACCGCGGCACTGGTGGCGGTCGTGGTCGGCTCCGGCATCCAGGCCACCGAACTGACCAAGGACGTGGGCCTGCAACTGCTGGCCAACTCCACGGCCACTGTCTTCGGCCTCGGCATCCTGATTCTTCTGCTCGGCCCGGTCTCCGGCGCCCACTTCAACCCGGTCGTCACCCTGGCCGAGTGGTGGACCGCCCGCCGCGGCGGCGCCGGGGTCACCCTGCGCGAGGCGGCTGTCTATCTGCCCGCGCAGATCGTGGGCGCGATCGCCGGTGCGATCCTGGCGGACGCGATGTTCGGCGAGCCGCTCGTGAAGTGGTCCACCCACGACCGGTCGGCGGGGCATCTGCTGCTGGGCGAGGTCGTCGCGACGGCCGGTCTGATCCTGCTGATCTTCGGCCTGGCTCGCACGAACCAGCTGCGCTTCGCGCCGGTCGCGGTCGCCTCCTACATCGGCGCCGCCTACTGGTTCACCTCGTCCACGTCCTTCGCGAATCCGGCGGTGACCATCGGCCGAGCGTTCACCGACACGTTCGCGGGCATCGCCCCCGGCTCGCTTGCGGGGTTCATCGGTATGCAGCTCGTCGGCGGCGTGGTCGGACTGGCGCTGGTCGCGCTCATCTTCATGCCCGGACGATCGGCCGAGTGA